The stretch of DNA GAGACGGTCCGGCCGCGCTTGGCCGCACCCGGGTGGGCGAAGACCGGCACGCCCCCGGCGGCCCGGACCAGCCGGACGGCCGCCACCGGGTCGGTCTCGTGCTTGCGCACGTCGGCCCGGCCGCCGTTGACCAGCCACTCGGGGGTGAAGGCGTCCGAGACGGTGGCCACCACGCCGGCCTCGACCAGCGCGCTGGCGATGTGCGGACGGCCCACCGAGCCCTCGCCGGCGATCCGCTGCACCTGCTCCCAGGTGATCGGCGCGCCCAGCTCCCGGCAGCGCTCGACGATCGCCCGGCCCCGGCGGAACCGGTCGGTGCGGACCAGCTCCCGCTCGGCGGCGAACTCCGGCTCCGCCGGGTCGAACAGGTAGGCCAGCAGGTGCATCGAGATGCCGCCCACCACACAGGACAGCTCGGCCCCCGGCACCAGGGTCAGCCCGCTGCCGGGCGGCAGGGCCCGGACGGCCTCGGCGGCCTCGGCGTGCCCGGCGACGGTGTCGTGGTCGGTCAGCGCCACCACGTCCAGGCCGGCGGCCACCGCGTTGGCGACCAGCTCGGCTGGGCTGTCCGTGCCGTCGGAGGCGTTGCTGTGGGCGTGCAGGTCGATGCGCACGGGTCTTGGCTCCCAGGGTCTGTCCGACATTGACTGCCGAGTCCGGCCCGGGTGTCGGCCGTTCGGGTCAGGCCAGGATAGATCGCCGACTCGTACGGGCGCGGAGGGTCCGTCAGGCGGGACGGCAGTGCGGCGGACGGACCGTCAGTGCTGCGGACGGCCCGTCAGGTGAGCAGCCGGGGCGAGAGCGCGCCGCAGGTCAGGAGCTCCAGCTCGGCCCCGGCGTCCCGCAGGTCGGTGAGCACCAGCTCGTCGTACATCAGCAGGGCCGACTGCTCGGGCCAGACGATCGCCCAGAGCCAGAGCCCGCGGGCCTCGCCGACGAAGACGGCCCGGTCAGCCGGGGCGTCCGGCACGTGGAACATCGGGGTGGGGCGGCCGGCGGCCATCAGCTTGGCGTCGGCGGGCTTGTAGAGCGAGACCGAGGGCCCCGGATCCGGGCCGGGCAGGCCCGCGTACCGGGCGCCGAGGCCGACGCCGAGCTCCTCGGCCACCAGCACCAGCTCGCCGAAGCCGCCGAGCGGCGCGGGGCCGGAGCAGGCCACGGCGGTGGCCCGGGCGCCGGAGAGGTCGTCGCCCGCGTGGGCGATGCCGGTGTACAGCCAGCCGACCGGCAGCGGCCAGGGCAGCCAGACCGGCACCTGCGAGCGGGCCACGGCCACCCCGAGCGCCTCGACGCTCGGTGGCAGCACAGGCTGCATCGGGTGCACTGCGCCGTGCTGGTCGCACTGCCAGGTGTCGGAGAAGAGACCGGGCGCGCGGACCCGGCCGGCGCACCTCGGGCAGCTTGGCTCGCCCCTCATGACTGACAACGGTCCTCCTCCCGGAGCGCCGCGTCAAGGACGATCACCCGTACGGGGCGCGTCGCTCACTCCCCCCGAACCGCCCGCGATACCGCGGCGGCCCCGCCCGGTGCCCGGGCAGTCCTAAGGGGATGTCCCGTGACGCGTACCGGCAAACGCCGCACCCGCACAGGGCGGCTCCGGACGCACTGACGCCCCGTCATCCGGCTCGTGGAGCTCAGGTGGATGACAGGGCGTCAGTGGGGTATCGGGGGCTCCGCCGCGGCCGGGGCCGGGGCGGCTCCGGTCAGGCCGCCTTGCACGGGC from Kitasatospora sp. MMS16-BH015 encodes:
- a CDS encoding PHP domain-containing protein; protein product: MRIDLHAHSNASDGTDSPAELVANAVAAGLDVVALTDHDTVAGHAEAAEAVRALPPGSGLTLVPGAELSCVVGGISMHLLAYLFDPAEPEFAAERELVRTDRFRRGRAIVERCRELGAPITWEQVQRIAGEGSVGRPHIASALVEAGVVATVSDAFTPEWLVNGGRADVRKHETDPVAAVRLVRAAGGVPVFAHPGAAKRGRTVSDQVIADLAAAGLGGLEVDHMDHDEGARTHLTGLAAELGLFTTGSSDYHGTRKTVRLGEYTTSPESYEALLAQATGAKPITA
- a CDS encoding DUF6758 family protein, whose protein sequence is MRGEPSCPRCAGRVRAPGLFSDTWQCDQHGAVHPMQPVLPPSVEALGVAVARSQVPVWLPWPLPVGWLYTGIAHAGDDLSGARATAVACSGPAPLGGFGELVLVAEELGVGLGARYAGLPGPDPGPSVSLYKPADAKLMAAGRPTPMFHVPDAPADRAVFVGEARGLWLWAIVWPEQSALLMYDELVLTDLRDAGAELELLTCGALSPRLLT